The Magnolia sinica isolate HGM2019 chromosome 10, MsV1, whole genome shotgun sequence genome includes a window with the following:
- the LOC131217340 gene encoding uncharacterized protein LOC131217340 produces MCCWGLCKDNKIQNLPFPQNKILRVRYTQQDGESRTVHSDKAYFIPVLNHPLSSNRYYVIRATGKYKGRSSWCQSLSSRDFPISHRHSTSIVVGKWYIPFMFIKEVGTRSKDQMKKSMFYEMYLEQMWDKIHMCENHGTEQNAVAVNTTVRRETAKVTGQEAATRVVDGMMWLSGPPSVGLSMAVVNRMKWDGKERDLKVERVEEFGGVNGWRKFGCYMLVERFVLRRMDGGLVLTYDFNHTHLIQSKWE; encoded by the exons ATGTGTTGCTGGGGGCTGTGTAAAGATAATAAGATCCAAAACCTTCCTTTCCCTCAGAACAAGATCCTAAGGGTCCGCTACACCCAGCAAGATGGCGAGAGCCGGACGGTGCACAGCGATAAGGCCTACTTCATCCCAGTTCTCAATCACCCGTTGTCTTCCAATCGGTACTATGTTATACGGGCAACTGGGAAATACAAAGG GCGAAGCTCATGGTGTCAATCACTCTCTTCGCGCGACTTCCCAATCTCACACAGACATTCAACTAGCATTGTAGTAGGAAAGTGGTACATCCCTTTCATGTTCATTAAGGAAGTTGGTACtagatcaaaagatcaaatgaAAAAGTCCATGTTTTATGAAATGTATCTTGAACAGATGTGGGATAAGATCCACATGTGTGAGAACCATGGCACCGAACAGAATGCGGTGGCAGTGAACACAACTGTGAGAAGGGAGACAGCAAAGGTCACCGGTCAGGAAGCCGCCACACGTGTGGTTGATGGGATGATGTGGTTAAGTGGTCCACCTAGTGTGGGATTGAGTATGGCAGTTGTAAATAGAATGAAATgggatgggaaagagagagatttgaaggTGGAGAGGGTGGAAGAGTTTGGAGGAGTGAATGGATGGAGGAAGTTTGGTTGTTATATGTTAGTGGAGAGGTTTGTTTTGAGAAGGATGGATGGGGgtttggttctaacatatgaTTTTAATCACACTCATCTAATTCAATCCAAATGGGAGTAG